A region from the Melioribacter roseus P3M-2 genome encodes:
- a CDS encoding protein-disulfide reductase DsbD family protein: MKLKLILLLLIPFIAGAQFGLQKNILKMELVEGQDVAYPNSNYRFAVKLNISEEWHINSNNPNEDFLIPTRLVSEDPRFQFAKIVYPEAKDLKFEFSDKPVSVFDGTIYIGALLRIDAALDEGYYSIPIKITYQACNNQSCLPPSSLTDTLHIKVVNEDTPVTELNSEILGNIDFGKASIEESNDNTIASTLESSGLLLSLLFVFLGGLALNLTPCVYPLIPITVGYFGGQSEGRTGRLFLLGSLYVLGMALTYSVIGVITALSGAVFGSLLQNTIVIVGIAVLFVVLSLSQFGVYEFKLPDSWVMKAGGAKSGYFGAFFMGLTMGIVAAPCIGPFVLGLVTYVAAKGDPVYGFWLFFVMALGLGLPYLFLALFSGKIKSLPRAGDWMEGVKHVFGFLLLGMAVYFVAPLFPKEINSYFLPIFGIAAAVILLVFDRTANNIKGFRIFKTVFSIIVLALSVYSLIPADKPELPWEKFTDEKYQISLDNGEKMIIDFYADWCIPCKELEAITFADAKVAGKMKEFKLFKVDMTQTISDETEKLRNKFNIVGMPTVLIIDSSGREVERLTGFVQPKEFFEIINAVE; this comes from the coding sequence ATGAAACTCAAATTGATTTTACTTCTTTTGATCCCTTTCATTGCAGGGGCTCAATTCGGTTTACAAAAAAATATTTTGAAAATGGAATTGGTGGAAGGGCAGGATGTCGCTTATCCCAATTCAAATTATAGATTTGCCGTTAAACTGAACATCTCAGAAGAATGGCATATCAATTCCAATAATCCGAATGAAGATTTTCTTATACCGACAAGGCTTGTAAGCGAAGACCCGAGATTTCAGTTTGCTAAGATTGTATATCCGGAAGCGAAGGACTTGAAATTCGAATTCTCGGATAAGCCGGTGTCTGTGTTCGACGGAACAATTTATATCGGCGCTCTTTTGAGGATTGACGCCGCGCTTGATGAAGGCTACTACAGTATACCAATTAAAATTACATACCAGGCTTGTAATAATCAAAGTTGTCTACCGCCGTCAAGTTTGACCGATACCTTGCATATCAAAGTTGTAAACGAAGATACTCCCGTTACCGAACTGAATTCCGAGATATTGGGAAACATCGATTTCGGAAAGGCGAGCATTGAAGAGAGTAATGATAATACAATCGCTTCGACTTTGGAATCGAGCGGTTTGTTGCTTAGCCTTTTGTTTGTCTTCCTGGGAGGTTTGGCTTTGAACCTTACTCCCTGTGTTTATCCGTTAATACCGATCACGGTAGGTTATTTCGGCGGACAAAGCGAAGGCAGAACCGGAAGACTCTTCCTGTTGGGTTCTCTTTATGTGCTCGGCATGGCGTTGACTTATTCCGTAATCGGGGTTATTACTGCGCTGAGCGGAGCTGTCTTCGGCAGCCTTTTGCAGAATACAATAGTAATTGTAGGGATAGCTGTGCTATTTGTTGTGTTGTCATTGAGTCAATTCGGCGTTTATGAATTCAAATTGCCCGACTCATGGGTTATGAAAGCAGGCGGAGCAAAATCGGGATATTTCGGAGCATTTTTTATGGGCTTAACGATGGGAATTGTTGCAGCTCCGTGTATAGGACCGTTTGTTCTCGGATTGGTAACTTATGTCGCCGCAAAGGGAGACCCCGTCTATGGTTTCTGGCTCTTCTTTGTTATGGCATTGGGCCTCGGATTACCGTATCTTTTCCTGGCTCTCTTTTCAGGTAAAATTAAAAGCTTACCGCGTGCGGGGGACTGGATGGAAGGCGTCAAACATGTTTTCGGATTTTTACTGCTCGGCATGGCAGTCTATTTTGTAGCTCCATTATTTCCTAAGGAAATAAATTCATACTTTCTCCCGATATTTGGTATAGCGGCTGCGGTAATACTATTGGTGTTTGACAGGACGGCAAATAATATTAAAGGATTTAGGATTTTCAAAACGGTCTTTTCGATTATCGTACTGGCTTTGTCGGTTTATTCATTGATTCCCGCCGACAAACCTGAATTGCCGTGGGAAAAATTTACAGACGAGAAATATCAGATTTCTCTCGATAATGGTGAAAAAATGATAATCGATTTTTATGCCGATTGGTGTATTCCCTGTAAGGAACTCGAAGCGATAACTTTCGCCGACGCCAAAGTTGCCGGGAAGATGAAGGAATTCAAATTATTCAAAGTAGATATGACGCAAACTATTTCGGATGAAACCGAAAAACTCAGGAATAAATTTAATATAGTCGGTATGCCTACTGTATTGATTATCGATTCAAGCGGCAGGGAAGTTGAAAGATTAACAGGTTTTGTACAGCCAAAAGAATTTTTTGAAATAATTAATGCCGTAGAGTGA
- a CDS encoding leucyl aminopeptidase — MKFFVDTQKLDKQLESFLGLLNLKINPLYKEKFLDKETNEIKFHSSEGDPVAVILKKIKTDREFNSDFFRDYLAGLMIKLKNEPVDSMTLIVPPFKDFEKYFAGEKEFLRSMAEGLQLGNYSFDNYKSTAKKARPFEVNLHYSDNSLLKRVVTDTNYVMNAVFMARDLVNEPAIKLTPLELASRAKKELALPGVKVIVWNKKELEKRKMNAILAVGGASDNPPCMIIIHYKPAKSAKKKIALVGKGVTYDSGGLSIKPTSGMLDMKADMAGGAAVIGAIKAAALLKLPVELIGVVPAVENMIGGKSYKPGDVIISASGKTIEVKDTDAEGRIILADALHYVSGQKPHQIIDFATLTGACVVALGEIAAGLFTENNELAEGLLQASNTTYERLWQMPFWSDYEKMIESEIADVANLGPRWGGAITAGKFLQNFVDPDIPWAHIDIAGPALKHKSRSYTEKYNTGFGVRLIIDYLLYTINNGK, encoded by the coding sequence CTGAAATTCTTTGTCGACACACAAAAATTGGATAAGCAACTGGAAAGTTTTCTCGGATTGCTCAATTTGAAAATCAATCCTTTGTATAAAGAAAAATTTCTCGATAAAGAAACAAACGAAATTAAATTTCATTCATCCGAAGGCGATCCGGTTGCAGTGATTCTCAAAAAAATCAAAACAGACCGTGAATTTAACTCGGATTTTTTCCGCGATTATCTTGCGGGCTTGATGATTAAATTGAAAAATGAACCGGTGGATTCAATGACTCTCATTGTTCCGCCCTTTAAAGATTTTGAAAAATATTTTGCCGGAGAAAAAGAATTTCTCCGTTCAATGGCAGAAGGTTTGCAACTGGGAAATTATTCTTTCGACAACTATAAATCGACGGCTAAAAAAGCAAGGCCGTTCGAAGTAAATCTTCACTATTCCGATAACTCGCTGCTTAAACGCGTTGTGACGGATACAAATTATGTAATGAATGCGGTTTTTATGGCTCGAGATTTAGTAAATGAACCTGCAATCAAATTGACTCCCTTGGAATTGGCGTCGCGCGCTAAAAAAGAACTTGCATTGCCCGGAGTTAAAGTAATTGTATGGAACAAGAAAGAACTCGAAAAAAGAAAGATGAATGCAATTCTTGCAGTGGGAGGGGCGAGCGATAATCCTCCTTGTATGATTATTATCCACTATAAACCGGCTAAATCGGCTAAGAAAAAAATTGCTCTGGTTGGCAAAGGAGTAACATACGATTCAGGAGGCTTGTCGATAAAACCTACTTCGGGTATGCTCGATATGAAAGCCGACATGGCGGGCGGCGCGGCGGTAATCGGCGCAATTAAAGCGGCGGCATTATTGAAATTACCCGTTGAGTTAATCGGCGTTGTGCCTGCCGTAGAAAATATGATCGGCGGAAAATCTTATAAACCTGGCGACGTAATTATTTCCGCTTCGGGTAAAACTATCGAAGTTAAAGACACTGACGCAGAAGGAAGAATAATTCTGGCCGACGCTCTCCATTATGTATCCGGGCAAAAACCGCATCAGATTATCGACTTTGCAACTTTAACCGGCGCATGCGTTGTTGCTTTGGGAGAAATAGCCGCAGGATTATTTACTGAAAATAACGAACTGGCGGAGGGACTCCTTCAAGCGTCCAATACTACTTACGAAAGACTCTGGCAAATGCCGTTCTGGAGCGATTACGAAAAAATGATTGAAAGCGAAATTGCAGACGTTGCGAATTTAGGACCCCGCTGGGGCGGAGCAATAACCGCAGGTAAATTTTTGCAAAATTTTGTCGACCCCGATATACCGTGGGCTCATATCGATATTGCCGGACCGGCGCTAAAGCATAAATCCCGCTCGTATACCGAGAAATATAATACAGGCTTCGGCGTTAGGTTGATAATTGATTATTTATTATATACAATTAATAACGGCAAATAA
- a CDS encoding 2-oxoacid:ferredoxin oxidoreductase subunit beta, which produces METKNLETKPKYTAKDFSSDVDVKWCPGCGDYSILAQVQRTSPDFGELKENIVWVSGIGCSSRFPYYMNTYGFHGIHGRAAAIATGVKLANPKLQVWVATGDGDSLSIGGNHFIHACRKNMDIKIVLFNNKIYGLTKGQYSPTSEKGKITKSSPYGTVDFPFNASKLADAAGATFFARTIDREPKHMQEMLKRAAAHKGLAVVEVYQNCPIFNDGAYAPLTDKTSKEDYVLYLEHGKPLVFGKNKDKGIKLDGLQPVVIDLNDGKHSVDDCWVHDEFDTDPTRGFILARFIDMDHMPTPIGVFRQVHKPTYDEEYWNQVEYVKSKKGAGDYNKLMYSVNTWDVE; this is translated from the coding sequence ATGGAAACTAAGAATTTGGAGACTAAACCTAAATATACAGCGAAAGACTTTTCATCCGACGTAGATGTCAAATGGTGTCCGGGCTGCGGCGATTATTCTATCCTTGCGCAGGTTCAGCGAACCTCGCCCGATTTTGGCGAATTAAAAGAGAACATCGTTTGGGTTTCGGGTATCGGCTGCTCGAGCAGATTTCCATACTATATGAATACATACGGATTTCACGGAATCCACGGTAGAGCCGCCGCAATTGCAACCGGCGTTAAACTGGCAAACCCGAAATTGCAGGTATGGGTGGCTACGGGCGACGGCGATTCTTTGAGTATAGGCGGCAATCATTTTATTCACGCATGCAGAAAAAATATGGATATTAAAATTGTCCTGTTCAACAATAAAATTTACGGATTGACAAAGGGACAATATTCGCCTACTTCCGAAAAGGGCAAAATTACCAAATCTTCGCCATATGGAACAGTCGATTTTCCGTTTAATGCAAGTAAACTTGCCGATGCTGCCGGCGCCACTTTTTTTGCCAGAACTATCGACAGAGAACCTAAACATATGCAGGAAATGTTGAAAAGAGCGGCTGCTCACAAAGGTCTTGCAGTGGTTGAAGTATATCAAAATTGTCCGATATTTAACGACGGCGCGTACGCTCCTCTTACCGATAAAACTTCCAAGGAAGATTATGTGCTTTATTTGGAACACGGGAAACCTTTAGTCTTCGGTAAAAATAAAGATAAAGGCATTAAACTCGATGGATTGCAGCCTGTGGTTATCGACTTGAATGACGGGAAACACTCGGTTGACGATTGCTGGGTTCACGACGAATTCGATACTGATCCCACAAGAGGTTTTATTCTTGCCAGATTTATCGATATGGATCATATGCCGACGCCCATTGGAGTTTTCCGACAGGTTCACAAGCCTACTTACGACGAAGAGTATTGGAATCAGGTCGAATACGTCAAATCCAAAAAGGGAGCGGGCGATTACAACAAACTAATGTATAGCGTTAATACATGGGATGTTGAGTAA
- a CDS encoding 2-oxoacid:acceptor oxidoreductase subunit alpha, with the protein MAKASKIVEDVTVRFAGDSGDGMQLTGTQFTETTAIVGNDLSTLPDFPAEIRAPAGSLSGVSGFQLHFSSSEIQTPGDSPDVLVAMNPAALKVNLPDLKPGGTIIVNTDSFDDKNLRLAKYNSNPLEDGSLSNYNVIPIPLTQMTMETLKDMELSVKDKEKCKNFFALGLMYWMYNRPIDVTLKWLETKFKNKPEIMEANKKALMAGYNFGETTEIFTTRFEVKAAELPKGKYRNISGNEATALGFVTASLKSGLKLFLGSYPITPASEILHELSKYKEFDVVTFQAEDEIAGISSAIGASFAGALAITTTSGPGFSLKSEALGLALITELPLIVVDVQRGGPSTGLPTKTEQADLLQAFFGRHGEAPLAIIAAKSPADCFYMAIEASRIATKYMTPVVLLTDGYLAMGSEPLRIPDFEELPDISVKFRTDPEGFYPYLRDEKLSRPWAIPGTPGLEHRIGGLEKQNIYGSISYDPDNHEEMVKIRKQKIDNIANDIPELKVDGSDTDELLILSWGSTYGAIKEALRNARKQGYKVAHAHLTYLNPFPRNIKDVLDKYEKVLIPELNTGQLALLIKGRFLKDVIQLNKVKGRPFKVAEIENKIYEVLGGTNGN; encoded by the coding sequence ATGGCAAAAGCAAGTAAAATAGTTGAAGATGTAACAGTACGATTTGCCGGCGATTCCGGCGACGGCATGCAGTTAACGGGAACACAATTCACGGAAACAACTGCAATTGTAGGCAACGATCTAAGCACGCTTCCCGATTTTCCAGCAGAAATACGAGCCCCTGCCGGTTCATTATCCGGCGTTAGCGGATTTCAGCTTCATTTCAGCAGCAGCGAGATTCAAACTCCGGGCGACTCGCCCGACGTTCTCGTGGCAATGAACCCTGCCGCGCTAAAAGTTAATTTGCCCGATTTGAAACCTGGCGGCACTATTATAGTCAATACGGATTCGTTCGACGACAAAAACTTACGCCTTGCAAAGTATAATTCCAATCCGCTCGAGGACGGCTCGCTCAGTAACTACAATGTAATCCCTATCCCCCTTACGCAGATGACGATGGAAACGCTGAAAGATATGGAGCTATCCGTTAAAGACAAAGAAAAATGTAAGAATTTCTTTGCTCTCGGATTGATGTACTGGATGTACAACAGGCCAATCGACGTTACACTAAAGTGGCTCGAAACGAAGTTCAAAAACAAGCCCGAAATTATGGAAGCCAACAAAAAAGCCTTGATGGCAGGCTATAATTTTGGAGAAACCACGGAAATATTTACTACGAGATTCGAAGTCAAAGCGGCAGAATTGCCCAAAGGAAAATATCGCAATATTTCCGGCAACGAAGCTACGGCGCTCGGCTTTGTAACGGCTTCTTTGAAAAGCGGTTTGAAATTATTTCTGGGCTCGTACCCGATCACTCCCGCTTCGGAAATACTGCATGAACTGAGTAAATACAAAGAGTTTGACGTCGTAACGTTTCAGGCGGAAGATGAAATTGCCGGAATCAGTTCTGCCATCGGCGCCTCGTTTGCAGGGGCTTTAGCAATTACCACTACTTCTGGTCCTGGATTCTCTCTGAAGAGCGAAGCGTTGGGACTAGCGCTAATTACGGAATTGCCGCTGATTGTGGTAGACGTGCAAAGAGGCGGTCCGAGTACGGGTTTGCCCACAAAAACCGAACAGGCAGACCTATTGCAAGCGTTTTTCGGCAGACACGGCGAAGCTCCGCTTGCTATTATAGCCGCCAAAAGCCCGGCGGATTGTTTCTATATGGCTATTGAAGCTTCGAGAATCGCCACCAAATATATGACCCCAGTTGTGCTTTTGACCGACGGATATCTTGCAATGGGATCGGAGCCGCTCAGAATTCCCGATTTTGAAGAACTTCCGGATATCAGTGTGAAATTCCGTACAGACCCCGAAGGATTTTATCCTTATTTGAGAGACGAAAAACTGAGCAGACCTTGGGCAATACCCGGCACGCCCGGTTTGGAGCATCGAATCGGCGGTTTGGAAAAACAAAATATCTATGGATCGATCAGTTACGACCCGGATAACCACGAAGAAATGGTTAAAATAAGAAAACAGAAAATCGACAATATTGCCAATGATATACCCGAACTGAAAGTGGACGGCAGTGATACGGACGAATTACTGATACTCAGCTGGGGTAGCACTTACGGAGCTATAAAAGAAGCTTTACGCAACGCGCGTAAACAAGGATACAAAGTGGCTCATGCTCATTTGACGTATCTCAATCCGTTCCCGCGTAACATAAAAGATGTGCTCGATAAATACGAAAAAGTGCTTATTCCGGAACTCAACACCGGTCAGCTGGCTTTGCTTATTAAAGGAAGATTTTTGAAAGACGTTATCCAATTGAACAAGGTTAAAGGACGTCCTTTCAAAGTTGCCGAAATTGAAAATAAAATATACGAAGTACTCGGAGGTACTAATGGAAACTAA
- the bcp gene encoding thioredoxin-dependent thiol peroxidase encodes MIEEGKKAPAFTLPDQNGKKISLKDLKGKKNIVLYFYPKDNTSGCTKEACDFRDTFPDFKKVNAVIIGISPDSVESHRKFAEKYGLPFTLLSDEKKEVLEKYGVWKEKSMYGRKYMGVERTTVIIDENGKILKIFPKVKVNGHSEEVLKAIQESGK; translated from the coding sequence ATGATAGAAGAAGGTAAAAAAGCGCCGGCTTTTACATTACCCGATCAAAACGGCAAAAAGATATCTTTGAAAGATCTTAAAGGGAAAAAAAATATCGTCCTCTACTTTTATCCGAAAGACAATACAAGCGGCTGTACTAAAGAAGCTTGCGATTTCAGGGATACCTTCCCCGACTTCAAAAAAGTAAACGCCGTTATTATCGGTATCAGTCCGGATTCCGTGGAATCCCACAGGAAATTCGCGGAAAAATATGGACTTCCCTTTACGCTTTTGAGCGACGAAAAAAAGGAAGTTCTGGAAAAGTACGGCGTCTGGAAAGAAAAATCGATGTACGGCAGGAAATATATGGGAGTTGAGAGAACGACCGTAATAATAGACGAGAACGGGAAGATTCTCAAAATATTCCCGAAAGTAAAAGTTAATGGGCATTCTGAAGAAGTACTGAAAGCAATTCAAGAATCCGGAAAATGA
- the folE gene encoding GTP cyclohydrolase I FolE → MDRKAVENAVLTILNEIGEDPSREGLKRTPHRVAKAYEYLTQGYNKKIEDILNGAIFEEKYDEMVIVKDIDFYSMCEHHMLPFYGKVHIAYIPNGKIVGLSKLPRIVDAYARRLQVQERMTQQIADTIEEYLSPAGVAVVIEAYHMCMMMRGVEKQNSITTTSAMHGVFSEDTRTRSEFLNLIAQKRI, encoded by the coding sequence TTGGATAGAAAAGCAGTTGAAAATGCGGTGCTTACGATACTTAACGAAATAGGCGAAGATCCTTCGCGCGAAGGTCTAAAACGCACGCCCCATCGCGTAGCTAAAGCATATGAATACCTTACGCAGGGCTATAACAAAAAAATCGAAGATATCCTGAACGGAGCCATTTTCGAAGAAAAATACGACGAGATGGTAATTGTGAAAGATATCGATTTTTATAGTATGTGCGAGCATCATATGCTCCCGTTTTACGGAAAAGTTCACATTGCATACATACCGAACGGTAAAATTGTAGGGCTCAGTAAACTGCCGAGGATCGTAGACGCCTATGCCAGACGACTTCAGGTGCAGGAAAGAATGACTCAGCAAATTGCCGACACAATTGAAGAATATCTCAGTCCCGCTGGAGTGGCTGTTGTAATCGAAGCTTATCACATGTGTATGATGATGCGCGGCGTGGAAAAACAAAATTCGATAACTACTACAAGCGCCATGCACGGCGTATTTTCCGAAGACACGCGCACACGTTCCGAATTCCTTAATCTGATTGCACAAAAGAGGATATAA
- a CDS encoding dodecin family protein produces the protein MSKSFEVIERVGISTESISEAIKSVLKEANEEKPVAWFEVVEQRGRLTSDGSVEFQVKIKIGRKL, from the coding sequence ATGAGTAAATCATTTGAAGTTATAGAAAGAGTCGGAATTTCGACCGAAAGCATTTCCGAAGCTATCAAAAGCGTTCTTAAAGAAGCTAACGAAGAAAAACCGGTTGCCTGGTTCGAAGTTGTCGAACAGCGCGGAAGATTGACTTCCGACGGCAGCGTGGAATTTCAGGTCAAAATTAAAATAGGTCGTAAACTATAA
- a CDS encoding redoxin domain-containing protein — protein MALKIGDKAPDFALKNADGTTYKLSDYQGKKNVVLLFFPAVGSSVCEKELCSTRDSMKDYESLEAQVFAISVDGPFAQKLWADKHQFNFPLLSDFNKEVSQLYDAYYDVWLPGKFDLKGVSKRAAFVIDKNGVVQYVEVLENAGDEPDYNAIKEALNKLS, from the coding sequence ATGGCTTTAAAAATTGGAGACAAAGCCCCGGATTTCGCATTGAAAAATGCAGACGGCACGACATATAAATTGTCGGATTACCAAGGCAAGAAAAACGTAGTTCTTCTCTTTTTCCCGGCAGTCGGTTCATCCGTCTGCGAAAAAGAACTCTGCTCGACACGCGACAGCATGAAAGATTACGAAAGTCTTGAAGCGCAAGTCTTCGCTATCAGCGTTGACGGACCCTTTGCTCAAAAACTTTGGGCGGACAAACATCAATTCAATTTCCCGTTGCTCAGCGACTTCAATAAAGAAGTTTCGCAGCTATACGACGCTTACTACGACGTCTGGTTGCCAGGAAAATTCGACTTGAAAGGCGTATCGAAAAGAGCGGCGTTTGTAATCGATAAAAACGGAGTAGTTCAATACGTTGAAGTGCTCGAAAATGCGGGCGACGAACCGGATTATAACGCTATTAAAGAAGCATTGAACAAACTTTCGTAA
- a CDS encoding DHH family phosphoesterase: protein MNYYTELKNILDSHESFTITSHVNPDADAICSEIACFLLLKRLNKKVKIINHSPTPDNLKFLDETGDVELYNPDKHDDYIMSSEVVLFLDLNGISRTKSMESILRKSNAKKVCIDHHQEPENCFDFLLVETEAAATGEILYDFIKSTKIMEIDYQIALQLYSAIMTDTGSFRYERTSPKIHAIAGELLTKGVNPTEVYDKIYNQTDLNNLRLLGKAISSITTALNGRVAYMVITQADLRQYGAKESDVDGFVTYCMAVKNVVVGLLFLELEDGIKISFRSKGNIKVNKLAAEFGGGGHINASGARLYDKDIDKLIKNVILEAQKYIGD, encoded by the coding sequence ATGAACTATTATACCGAACTGAAAAATATTCTGGATTCTCACGAATCTTTTACTATTACTTCGCACGTCAATCCCGATGCTGATGCAATTTGTTCCGAGATTGCGTGTTTTCTTCTTCTTAAAAGATTGAATAAAAAAGTAAAAATTATCAACCACAGTCCTACGCCCGACAATCTGAAATTTCTTGATGAAACCGGAGACGTGGAATTATATAATCCGGACAAACATGACGACTACATAATGAGTTCCGAGGTCGTCTTGTTCCTCGATTTGAACGGCATAAGCAGAACGAAGAGCATGGAAAGTATACTACGCAAGTCGAACGCCAAAAAAGTATGTATCGATCATCATCAGGAACCGGAAAATTGCTTTGACTTTCTGCTGGTGGAAACCGAAGCAGCCGCCACGGGGGAAATTTTGTACGATTTTATAAAATCGACTAAGATTATGGAAATCGACTACCAGATTGCTCTCCAACTGTACAGCGCTATTATGACCGATACCGGCTCCTTCCGTTACGAAAGAACTTCGCCTAAGATTCATGCAATAGCCGGCGAACTTCTCACAAAAGGCGTCAATCCCACCGAAGTATACGATAAAATTTACAATCAAACCGACTTAAACAATTTGCGATTGCTCGGAAAAGCCATTAGCAGTATTACTACAGCTTTGAACGGAAGAGTCGCGTATATGGTTATTACTCAGGCTGACCTGCGGCAGTACGGCGCCAAAGAGAGCGACGTTGACGGATTTGTAACTTATTGCATGGCCGTTAAAAATGTGGTTGTCGGGTTGTTGTTCCTTGAATTGGAAGACGGTATAAAAATTAGTTTCCGATCGAAAGGAAATATAAAAGTAAATAAATTGGCGGCTGAATTCGGGGGCGGCGGACATATTAACGCCTCCGGCGCCAGACTTTACGACAAGGATATCGACAAATTAATAAAGAACGTAATCCTGGAGGCTCAAAAATATATAGGAGATTAA
- a CDS encoding 6-carboxytetrahydropterin synthase produces MIYITRREVFSASHRIYNPQLSDEENFSLYGKCSNPNGHGHNYTLEVTITGEVNPETGYLIDLKKLKSIIRENVIDKLDHKNLNLDVDFLKDKIPTSENIVLGIWNQLAGKIPNGKLYSIKLYETENNYIEYRGE; encoded by the coding sequence ATGATTTACATTACAAGAAGGGAAGTCTTTTCGGCTTCCCATCGAATTTATAATCCGCAGCTGAGCGACGAAGAAAATTTCAGCCTTTACGGAAAATGCAGCAACCCGAACGGGCACGGGCACAATTACACTCTCGAAGTTACAATCACAGGCGAAGTCAATCCTGAAACCGGATATCTGATAGACCTGAAAAAATTGAAATCGATTATTCGTGAAAATGTAATCGATAAACTTGACCATAAGAATCTTAATCTGGACGTCGATTTCCTAAAGGATAAGATTCCCACTTCCGAAAATATAGTCTTAGGAATATGGAATCAGCTCGCGGGAAAAATACCCAACGGTAAACTCTACTCGATAAAGCTTTATGAAACCGAGAATAACTACATTGAATACAGAGGAGAATAG